The Sulfurimonas sp. HSL-1716 sequence TCATAGATAGGTAGTGCTGTTTATGAATTGTATTTTCCCTACTAGAGGTATTTTATGGCAGAATTGCTACATGGAACCGTTAAATGGTTCAACGAAGAAAAAGGTTATGGATTTATCCAACAAAATAACGGCGGTAATGATCTATTTGTTCACTTTCGTCAAGTAAACAGAACAGGTCCCGGTCGTGTTTCTCTAGCTGAAGGTCAAGCAGTGACATTCGAGGTTGGTGAAGGGCAAAAAGGTCCTCAAGCGGAAAACGTTACGCCGATGTAATTTACATGTATAGACTCCGGTCTATACATCCTCATCCCAAACTACGGATACCCCGTACTCTCTATCCGCAACTATCCATTTAAAATACTCTTTTTTTGCATTTGCACTGTAAAGTCTTACTTTTACCTGCTGCTCTTTTAAAAGCGTTCTTATCTCGTTTTCACCGATAGCTTTTTTATTCCAGCGTCTTAACTGATTTTGAAATATCCTGAAACCGCATGTGGAATCTGAAGTCAGCTCTGCAAAATCGCTCTCGTAATGCCAATGAGCGTTTGTGCAGGCATAAAGCTTCAACGGCGCACCTTGAACCTGTATCGCGCGTACTTCGACTCTGCCGTCTTTGCAATATGGACATTTTCCG is a genomic window containing:
- a CDS encoding cold-shock protein, producing the protein MAELLHGTVKWFNEEKGYGFIQQNNGGNDLFVHFRQVNRTGPGRVSLAEGQAVTFEVGEGQKGPQAENVTPM